DNA sequence from the Pseudophryne corroboree isolate aPseCor3 chromosome 6, aPseCor3.hap2, whole genome shotgun sequence genome:
TGATATGTTATTTAATTAAATGAAGttatgtttacatttctcaaatgtTTCTTTGAAGTCTTTATTCCTCAGGCTATATACGAAAGGGTTAACCATTGGTGTCACCAcagtataaagcagtgataatgccTTGCTGGTAGCCAATAAATGTCCCTTGGCTGGAACCATATACACAGAAAGAAGAGTGCCAAAAAATATACACACAACAGTCAAGTGAGagctgcaggtggagaaggctttctgtcTCCCGCTGATGGAGCGGATGTTTAGGATGGTGGTGATGATGTACACATAAGAAACAATGATCATTGTAAATGGGCACATTATCAAAATAATGCCAAAAAAGGTGGCCTGGAATCGAAAAAATGAAGTATCTGAACAAGAAATCTCTAGAATAGGAGGCAAATCACAGAAGAAATGGTCAATAACATTCGGTCCACAAAAGTCGAATTTGcatatatttatttcattttttaacAGCAACAAGAAGCTTAATGACCATGATGCCATAACAGATTTCACACAAAATACTTGATTAATTATAGAGTTATATCGCAGAGGGTTACAGATAGCCAAATATCGGTCATAAGACATCACCGTTAGGATGAGACACTCTGAAGACTCTGTGTTAGCAAACACATAAAACTGTGAGATACAGGCACCAAGCGACATGGTGGCACCTTTATATAGTACAATGTGCAGCAAGTTAGGGAGAATGTCCGTGACCATCAAGATGTCCAGTACAGACACTTGTGTGATGAAGAAATACATGGGAGAGTGAAGATTTCTACTCATTGAAACCAAAACAATGATTATAACATTACCACACATGGTGACGCAGTAAATGATGAGCAGAAACAAGAATAACAGAAAGTTGAAGCTATTAAGATTTGGAAATCCCAAGAGAAATACAGAAGATATATTGTTTCCATGCATCACATGATCAAGACCTGAAGGATGCAGCAAATATCACACACTATTATTATTACAATCGTTTATTCTGCTACAGTATATATAAAGAGCATTTATAGTATCCCAAAAGACGTGAATACCTGTCTATGATTGTGGTGTGATTTCTTTAATCCTGTTGTTGAACAATCAATATTGTATGTTGTTATTTTAATCCTAATGTAGAGAAACCCTTTCCCAtattccaggcattcccaaccacggtcctcaaggcacaataacagtgcaggttttcgtaatatccaggcttcagcactggTGACTTAAATAGTagatcagttattttgatttaaccatctgtgctgcagcctggatatcactaaaacctgcactgttggtgtgccttgaggaccgtggttgggaatgcctgccagaAACCCATGGTTTCAAGCTATGGTATACTCAGTTATAATTATGAGAACTTAAAATATGTAAGACAGAAATAATTTTGTCAAATAAGTGAATAGATTCCTCTTAGATGCATTATTATTCTCTATATATAATAGCATATATTGCTAATTGTGGGACTGATCAATATGTAGGCAGTTTGATTCTCAACACAATACGCTGCTCACATCACTTTCTCCCTAATGTCTACTTTAGGCCACATAGACCTGGACCTAAGCACATTCATAAAAAATAACTAAAATAACTAACAGTTACTTATTATTCCTTATATAATGGGACACAATTACTAACTATTATGCTCTTATTGTCTATTAATGTTCACATAGAAGGCCATTCAATGTACAATGGATGACTTTTATATTTGTATCTCCTGTCTGAAACCCCTCCTGGCATGATGAGAGAGCAGCCTCCTTGAGATTTTGTGAAAGTGCTCTTCCAACCTTCTCTTCATTCTAGTCAGGggcagctccagaggtgaggctgcagctcagttcaaaattcaaataggggagcagcaccaactgccagtgagtcagtttgaaatggcaatTGGTGACAGGTGGTGTGGTTTCCCTATTTAAAATTTTAACTGGCCTGCAGCCCCTTCTCTGGAGACACCACTGAATCCAGTTAACATTACTCTCCAAATTCAAACACATCTATCAGAatacaatttcctgaaaaatccCTTGTGCATAATGAATCATGGAGCTCTGACTTGATATGAATAATTATTCTGTCATTTGTGGCTTTAATGTGCTTAGGGGGATGTTGGGCATTCTTCTTTCAGATATAGCTGTACGTGTAGCTGTGCTGAACTAGTCCCAAGTACTCCAAACATATTAAACTGCATTGacggtgctttttttttttttaatgagtgtctTACCATGACCACAGGACATAATATTCATTTACATTGTCACCAGTTCAAATCTCTATATAAAGATGTGTCCTTATTCATGTTGTGCTTTGCACCAAACATTGCAAGACGCTTGGTGCAAATTAGAGGTTTGACCATGGGTATAAATGTGTACATTGTCTTATTTGTATTCTTGGTGTAAAATCACAGATTAATTATACAAATACAGTACATGGCCTGAGGCAGTTAAAACAGACCAGGAAGAAATTACAAGTGCAAACATCAGAGTTTTTGGTGCTTGTGACCATGGCGTTGTAGTTTGGAATGGGTGGAAGTGGCATGATTGTGAGACAGACTTGATGTGGACAATGAAAGAAAAGGAAGAGTTGGGGATGATACCAGACGTTGTACTTGTGGGCAAAGGAGATGATGGTGTTATCAACAGATACAGAGAGAAGGAATAAGGACAATGAGAGAAAACAATGAGTTTAGTTATGGATACATTTATTTTGAGAAACTATGGAGACAATGAAGAGAAGATAATATAGAGGCACAATATAGGGTGAAGGGAAAATAGAGGAGAGGAAAATTTGAGTATTATCGGTGTAGAGTTAGTATTGGAAACCAAAGTAGTTGATGAGATCACAAAAGAATGAGGAGTAAAGGGTGAAGAGAGGGGGCTAAAACATACCCTTTGGGAATATCAACTAAtagaggtaggtaggtaggtaggtaggtggaGTAAAAGGAAGATTCAGAAAATAAACAATCAGAGAATTAACAGTTTAACCATGGTAGAACAAGGTCAACTAGATGGACAAAGTCAAAGAGACTGAAAGATTCAAGGGTTTGAAGTAGTAGAGGTTGATCCATAATTTTTGCAGATAGTTAAAGGAGAATAAGTAAAGAGAAAATGATGTTCGATTTAGCAATGAGAGGATTATTATTGACCTTGGTTTTGGAAGTTTCAATGGAGGGTATGGGATAAAGACAATATGCATATAGTACTAACATAATGGATGGAGAGGAAAGGGATTTGGTTGTGATAGGCAATCCATACAGACATTTGGAGTGGGAGATAGATACAGTAGGATGGTATTTGTTGATAGAATATAGGTATATTTTAGGATGGGTGAGATGAGGACAGGTTGAATATGTTGGCAAACTAGGAGATTGTATCAAGAGGGAAAGGACCAAGTGAGAAGTAATGCAGTCAAGGATGCAAACGGTGAGAGAAGAGAAAGATAAAATGTAAACTGAATTTAACCCCAGTGGCAGAGGACAGCAAACTGTGTGTCAGGCACAACTAAGCCAGTTTCCATTTTCTCTGCCCCAGGAGAAAAAATAACATTCCTTAGATCCAATACAGTTTCTTGGATAGCATTAATCCCAATTGATAGAATATAATCCATTAATTATAGTAAAGTTGTAAGACAAAATGACAGTATGATGCAAAGAATATAAATATTAGttagatacacatactgtaattaAACAGTCATAAGGTACAAAACAATCATTTAAAAATCTAAATGACAACTTAAAAACAAAATGGCTGTATGATGTAAAAGAAAAGCCAAATGACAGAAAATAAAATGGCAATAAGGTGCAAATAACAAAAAATGCAAGTTTCAGAAAATAAAATGACAATTGTTGACAGACTTATTTTCAAATTAAATACTTCTATGTGAAATTCAGTCATGTTAATATTCTATATTAAAAGACTTAAAATTTACATGACAATTAAAACTCTAAACTGCTTGGCCATTTCAATACCAACAaaataataatagtatacactgcAAATGCCTTCCATTATTAACTAATTATTTTACTAAAGAGTGTTTAATTGTTTGAGATCCTGCAGCTAGTCCAAGTATTGTCTAGCAAAATTATGTGATGAACTTAAACTTTGTACTGATTTAGGACTTTTTCATCCATACTGTACACAACTTCATTAGCTAGTTTCAAGTGACCaaagagtatatttactaaaagtctgtTTAGATTGATTTCCATGTAATTTAAAATCAAtaattaaattataaattcttaaaAATGGTAGAAGTAACCTTTAGTAAATATGCATCTATAttggtagtttaattggctcctgacaaaattaatTCTAGCATGAACGcacatgggtgtgtgtgtgtgtgtgtgtgtgagtgtgtaaatgTGCTAcagaatatatattgtaagctccactggggcagggactgatgtgaatgcgcAAATATTCTCTGTTACATGTGGCGGAATatctgtgcactatataaataatgggtaataaataaataaataaataataattttcaGCACTTTCCATTTAAATTAGCTGCAGGAACCCAGAGCACTAATTAACAAAAGCAGAatttttcctcacagcctcaggaaAAATATGCCTTAAATCTGCATTCTAAGGTGTGGAGAACCCCTTTCATTATGCATTTTGTGAGGAAATAATGGAATTGCAAGCATTAACCCTGTGATTACTGTGCTGGGAAAAGGGTAATTAATTGAATAGTTTTTACCCACAATGTGTTCTCTATTAGCTGCAGTATAAAATCCTTGGCTAACTGAATATGCCGCATTGGATTACCATATGTTTACATTTACATTTTTTGCAAAACaggattaataaatacattttGGCAACTTGCAAGTGTCCATTAAGAACAAGAATACATCACAAACTATATAAACACACCAAGCAAGAAATATATTCACAGAATAGCGCTCATGCAACCATTAGTCACCATTATAAATTACTTAATTGAAGATGTGAttgaattagagatgtgtggttcgaTCCTTCAGAAATCTGAATCCACAAGAATTTTGTGCATGCAAACCGAACCGAAACCCACTCCAGATCACTGACAAGATCCACTCAAAACCGAGTCCAGGTTTGAATTTTCCTGTAGTTTATAATTTGGAATTTAAATCCATATTtcattttggattgcaaaaattacattttAGATGCTTTTAttaaattttttataaatttttatcaaTTACTGTTGTTTTTTTCCCCTCAATTTAAAACTGAAATGTAATCCGAATTTGAACTAAAACACTTGATGGGCGTTTTGCAAAAACCAAAACAAGAAGATGAATCAGAATAAAAACCAAAATATCAGTATTAAGTATCAGAACATTTACAGATCTTCACAAAGGTAAATCTTTGTATTGAATATTTAAATGAAGTGTAAATACTACTAACCAGACTTTGGTGAGTGTTGCAATTTTAAAGAGACtgctttataaaaaacaggaatctTGTTTAACAGTATTTGAAGGAGAATCCTTAGATTGAGTCAGTAATTTCCATCAGTCAGGAGGAGACTAAGGGGCGTTATACTGAAATATTCTGATTGAAAAAAGTTCAGAGGAGTGGATAGAAGCGCATTGATCAAACTCTTTTTGCCCATTTGATCCCAACCGAGAGAGGAGGTTTTGCACAGTGCTGAATGTTGCCACTTTCATATTCATAGTCTCATGGCTACATGATGTGTATAACCTTGCTTAACATACTCTACGGGTTCCTACTACTAGATCATGTGGCTTCTCCCTATATGTCCTCTATTTGTTAaattgtgactgaaatacacatgatatatatatatatatatatatataaatatatatatataaccttgcaTAATGTTTGGGTGCATAAACAGCATTTTCCTTGATCCAAATATATGGCTTCTGTTTGCTTGTACTGCAATTCAAATATACAGTAGATCCATGTTTACTGCCACATGCTGCTTTTaggtttttaaaatatattttatgcaTCTTAAAGCTGAAATAAAATATACCTCATAAGGAAAACTCTCCTTTTGATTCCCTTTTGACTATTAATATTTATTGAGGATTAAAGACAAATGTTTCAGTACTATGCTCCTCCGGTCTGATGTGGATTACTATGTGACATGAGGAATATCCCTTCAAAAACTATTGACAATGATCCTGATTCTCTATAATGAATCTATTTTAAAGTTAAACACTCACCAAAGTCTGGGGAGTAATAATTGTACTTTTTCTAAGGACTCCATATATAATGGCAGTTAATCCACAAAAATGTGGAAAGAAGATTCTTGCACTTTTATACTGTATCCCTCATGTTTCATTTTTGTCTGTTGATTTTCCCTTATGTGCAGTGTGTAAGAAGTTTTGCAGGAGAATTCACATATGTGTTCAAATTTAAAGTGAATTTTTTAGTACAAGCAGTGCTTTTATcttcctattttttattttttggagatATATGTGTAAGGATTTGGGATAATTTTTCATGATGATAAGAGCAGCGTTAATTGAGTGCGCTGAAAAAAACCCTGTTTTTAAGTTGTTTCACTTAATAAGATTTAGCCCATACAAGACAGAATTGCTGTAGAAATATTGGGTCTTCAGGAGATCTCTTTGACATACTGTTGGACTCACTAAATACACCTGTATGGGTGCAATTATTTACCCTGATTAAATGACTAACTGGATCTCCTTATTCTACCCACATACTACCCTTAtccattttattaaaatataagtaTGAATATTGCCAAATCCTCACCACTGATAAGTATGAATATTGGCATATTCTCACCATTGGCTGAGCAGCTACAGTATAACTTCATTGGCATAATCTCACATCCCTACCTAGATACAATCATAGCAAAATGCTGATTTTTTTAAGTTAAATATCAGAGATAGATCATTAAAAATGCAATCCAACTGAAAAAATAGGTCTTATAAATGTTTCAATCACTAGTTAAAAAAGACTTCTTGAAAATCCAACATAAAAATATTGTCCAAATATTTTTTAAAAGTACATTTTATGTTCAGTAAATTATTATTCTGTATACCTCTTGTATTCTTtaagaacaataaataaataaacatggtTATTAAATACACATTTTAGCCAGTGTTGACCTACAGCACTACTGTTTTTTCTTTGTAACATTCAtgctttttgaaaaaaaatcaataaatactgttaaggaaaaaaaagtaaaaaagcctTTAAAAAAAGCCTTTAAAACCAAGAAGCAAACACCTATGTTTCCATGGgggtattcagatttgttagcaaaccaaaaacacaagcaactgggcaaaaccttgttgctctgcaggtgtggtagatgtaacatgtgcagagagatttaaatttgggtgggttatattgtttctgtgcagggtaaataaagtcTGCTTcaattttactctgcaatttagttttcagttttaacaccccacacccaaatctaactctctctgcacatgttatatctgccccacctgtagtgcaacatagttttgcccagttgtgtgcttttttggtttgctaacaaacctgaataaagccccaTATTTGGCACTCTGCAATAAACTGACATTGAAAAGTAGAGATGTCCACTTAATCAGGACATATTGACTTACCTAGACAAATTCTCAAATTGTCTAAATGTAAAAGAACGGGGATAATGCTCATTTTACAACACATTGCTGCAGATGTCTCTTATTTATCTACAGAGTTACCTTAGGTAAACTGGTTAATCTGTGGAGACTTTCTTGAAAATCCCTTGTGAGTGATAAATATAACCTTTAGATAATACATTATTTGGAGAACAATTTTGTTGATTAAGAGAAGAAAATCTAGTAGAAAAAAATGGTATGTAGACAAATCTTATTCAGAATATAGACTAATAGCAATTAATCTAACTGAGGGAAGAGTAAAATAGCACATAGTCTTATTGCAATTAGCATATGTATTCTAATTGCAATCATCTTAATTACAGATATGGCCATCTTCACGGTCACGGGTTTGATTTTCATGTGGTCAATCAATGCATTTTCTATGGATCGCATGTGAGCCTCTATGAATGCACCCATGAAAGTGCAAATGCATCATGGTAAACCTGCCATGAATACCCGCAATTGCGGGTAAGCTGAAGAGTGTTACATCTGTAGAATAAAACTAACTGAGCGAAGATCACTGTGTGTGGTTACCTTTACTTTTAATTTTGACTATATTTTGAATAGTCAAAAAATAGACAATTACAGTAACATGTTGACATGCCAATATTTTAAATCTGAATCAGCTCAGTTGcgctacagtatgtatatatatatatatatatatatatatatatataagtatataaagCATTCACAGCAAAGTGAGTGTTCAGATTCTCCAGCATAGATACAGTAGGACTGCCAAAGGTGCAACTGCTCCCTTACATTCCCCCTGACTAACTCATCTAACCAGGTCTTTATGCCTTAGCTGTTCTTAATTAAGGAAAGGTTGTAGTTCCTCCCTGAGCTACAGCAGGTTAACCGTTTCCCCGTAATGTTATaaatctaagtcccaatccgggaatttactaagcaccaatctcggcagtgtctggtctattcgtaatggtttgaatgacaacgtcccgaaatacgaatgaatagaccatcggtcaaacgcggctgttatttcatagaatacggccattcactattcattcgtatttgggtgttagtttctgagtgctcaagtgcgggtctgtttcttttcaaatcgttaaaaaagcagcaaaaaaatagacctgctttttccagtcgagtttggataaccatgcacggggcagtgagatctgtgcatggttatctatgggaaagggtctgtttagtttaaaatctgaaaaataaattgcgtggggtcccccctcctaatcataaccagcctcgggctctttgagccgatcttagttgaaaaaatatggggaaaaaaatgacaggggttcccccatatttaatcaaccagcaccgggctctgcgcctggtcctggttccaaaaatacgggggacaaaaagcgtaggggtcccccgtatttatgaaaccagcactgggctccactagctggggagataatgccacagccgggggacactttgatatcggtccctgtggccgtgccattaaaaccccaactagttacccctggccggggtaccctggaggagtggggaccccttcaatc
Encoded proteins:
- the LOC134934060 gene encoding olfactory receptor 5P56-like, with translation MATNILPNLLHIVLHDGGTMSLAACITQFFVFAISESSECLILMVMSYDRYLAICNPLRYNTIVSKELCGISAILAWSLSVFLMGLHVVHICKLDFCGPSFIDHFFCDFPPILKLSCSDTSLIFIQGALFGIIIITFPFTMIIVSYVYIITTILNIRSNSGRQKAFSTCSSHLTVVCIFFGTLISVYVIPTKGHLLATSKILSLLYTVAIPLLNPFIYSMRNKDFKRAFVKWKVPHGFYMEKRTDPRVNIGLDHVMHGNNISSVFLLGFPNLNSFNFLLFLFLLIIYCVTMCGNVIIIVLVSMSRNLHSPMYFFITQVSVLDILMVTDILPNLLHIVLYKGATMSLGACISQFYVFANTESSECLILTVMSYDRYLAICNPLRYNSIINQVFCVKSVMASWSLSFLLLLKNEINICKFDFCGPNVIDHFFCDLPPILEISCSDTSFFRFQATFFGIILIMCPFTMIIVSYVYIITTILNIRSISGRQKAFSTCSSHLTVVCIFFGTLLSVYMVPAKGHLLATSKALSLLYTVVTPMVNPFVYSLRNKDFKETFEKCKHNFI